The Arachis duranensis cultivar V14167 chromosome 2, aradu.V14167.gnm2.J7QH, whole genome shotgun sequence genome has a window encoding:
- the LOC107473098 gene encoding F-box protein CPR1-like, whose amino-acid sequence MAAGGGSVDYEETPSILEKKQKSIDDILPHDLIHTILLRELAKHLARFRCVSKLWYSLISDPQFAELHFHHSPAANNAIIFINRTVAYFVHLEALFSDDIDASPVKVVPPPFKKKKPPTDFEFLGSCRGFVLLHRNPCFLVVWNPLTGYSKRISYSRIVSRCRYRDIRLPCKLYLYGFDYDASQDDYLVVVAWQDKDYHYHLDYLSLRTNSWINLDAAFSKPLGIFDINSCGLFLNGAIHWLPHSPKTYRDAILIFDLKERTFSRISGPEQPRNMVNQSAQYCYTDKKDLVNLMLLSEDTLRNVYELQKAKYMDKPPEGKHSTKGLGKNVPN is encoded by the exons ATGGCTGCCGGTGGTGGCTCCGTGGACTATG AAGAAACACCGAGCATATTGGAGAAGAAGCAGAAGAGCATTGACGATATCCTCCCTCATGACCTGATTCACACAATCTTACTGAGAGAGCTGGCCAAGCATCTCGCTCGCTTCAGGTGCGTTTCGAAGCTCTGGTACTCTCTAATTTCCGATCCACAATTTGCGGAATTGCATTTTCACCACTCTCCTGCAGCCAACAACGCAATCATCTTTATAAACCGCACTGTGGCTTACTTCGTTCACTTAGAAGCACTATTTAGTGACGACATTGATGCATCACCCGTAAAAGTGGTGCCTCCCCCTTTCAAGAAGAAAAAACCACCTACTGATTTTGAGTTCCTGGGATCCTGCAGAGGCTTTGTTCTCCTACATCGAAACCCATGTTTTCTTGTGGTATGGAACCCACTGACTGGATACAGCAAAAGAATATCCTACTCTCGTATTGTTTCTCGTTGTAGATACAGGGACATTAGGCTTCCCTGCAAGTTATATCTGTATGGATTTGATTATGATGCTTCACAGGATGACTACTTAGTTGTTGTAGCTTGGCAGGATAAGGATTACCATTATCACTTGGATTACTTGTCCTTGAGAACAAATTCATGGATTAATCTGGATGCTGCATTCTCCAAACCCTTGGGTATTTTTGACATCAATTCTTGTGGGTTGTTCTTGAATGGTGCTATTCATTGGCTGCCTCACTCTCCTAAAACTTACCGGGATGCTATTCTTATCTTTGATCTGAAGGAGAGGACTTTTTCAAGGATATCTGGGCCGGAACAACCT AGAAACATGGTCAACCAAAGTGCTCAGTATTGTTACACTGATAAGAAAGATCTTGTTAATCTAATGCTTTTGAGTGAAGATACCCTTAGAAATGTCTATGAACTCCAAAAAGCTAAG TACATGGATAAGCCTCCTGAAGGAAAGCACTCTACTAAAGGCCTTGGCAAGAACGTGCCTAACTAA